The DNA window ACGTCCAGTGCGTGATCTCGCCCGGAAATCATCAGGTCGGTCCTGAAGGCGGAGCCGCAGCAGGCTTTCCGAGCGCGCCTGCATGGAAAGTTGGCCGGCACTTCCTGTAGGCTCGACCTTGCTAGATAGCTGACTCTGTTCACGGGCTGCCTCTCCAGGTAACTCGAACGGAGGCGGGGGAGGCAGGGGGGGAAATGAGCAGCATCGTCGGTGCGAGGGTTGTCTCGAGCGTGCGGCCATCCGCACCTCCAGGCCGCGATCTGGTCGAAGAACCTCGCCGAGCACTGCTCGCAGTGCGGCAAAACGAGAGTCGACTTCGCGAGAACGAGGAGCGGCTGACACGCGCGCTCGCCCACACGAACACGTTGATCCTCGACCAGGACGCGCTGCTTCGGTACACGCGGATCGATCCGGCGACCCCTCAGACGGAGCGCGCCATCGGCCACACCGACGAGGAAGTCTTCGGTCGTGTCGAGGCGGCGTCGCTCACCGCCATGAAGCGGAGCGTGCTCGCGACGCGGGTCCCGATGCGCGAGGACGTGGAGCTCGTCGTCGAGGGAGAGCGCCGGATCTTCGACGTCTCCGTCGAACCGATCTGCTCCGCGTCCGGGGAGGTCGTCGGGATCACCTCCATCGCCACCGACATCACCGAACGCAAGCACGCCGAGGAGGCGCGTCGAGCGCGTGAAGAGCGCATCCGTGAAGCGCAGCGCATCGAGAGCCTCGGGATGCTCGCTGGCGGCGTCGCCCACGACTTCAACAACCTGCTCATGAGCATCCTGAGCTTCTCCGAGCTCGCGCTCACCGACGTGCCCGCTGGCGCCGCCGTGTGCGAAGACATCGAGCGGATCCAGATCGCCGCGCGTAGAGCCTCCGATCTGTGCAAGCAGATGCTCACCTACGCGGGCCGAGGCCGCTTCCAGCAGAAGGGCTTCGACCTCGCAGAGCTGGTCCGCGAGATGCCCCGTTTGCTCGAGGTGGGGCTGCCGAAGGGCGTCACGCTGCGGTACGACTTCGCTCAAGGCGCCTTGCCGATCGCAGGGGATGCGACCCAGATCCGCCAGGTGATCATGAACCTCATCTCCAACGCGACCGACGCGCTCGGTGATGCGGGAGGCGTGGTCACCCTGGAGACCGGGCTCGTCGACGCCGACGCCGCCTGCCTTTCGCAGATGCGCTTCGGCGAGACCCTCGATCCCGGCCGCTACGTGTGCTGCACCGTGAGCGACGGCGGGTGCGGCATGGACGACCTCACGCAGCTCCGCATGTTCGATCCCTTCTTCACGACCAAGCGCGCCAGCCGCGGTCTGGGCCTCGCGACGGTCATCGGCATCGTTCGCAGGCACGGTGGCGCGATCCGGGTCGAGAGCCAGCCGGGCCAGGGAACCACGGTCCGGATGCTCTTGCCGTGCACCGGCAAGACGGCATGAGCTGAAGGCTCGGTCTTCAGGCGTCGAGCATCGTGTCGATGGCTCTCCGCTTCGCCAGGAAGACGAACATCGACGGCACGAGGAACAGCGACAGCAAGGTCGACGAGGCGAGGCCGCCGACCACGGCGAGGGCGAGGGGTCGGTTCGACTCCGTCCCGTGCTCGAGACCCAGGGCCACGGGCATCAAGCTGATGATCGTCGCCAGGCTGGTCATGAGGATCGGCGTGAACCGAACGCGACCTGCCTCGACCGCCGCCTCGACGCGGTCGGCCCCCGCCTGAAACACACGGTCCGCGTGATCGACGAGCAGGATCCCGTTCGACACGGCGATCCCGATGACCATGAGCGTGCCCATCATGGCCGGGATCGACAGCCCCTCCCGTGAGGCCAGCAGGGCCATCACGATCCCGACGAGACACACCGGGATGGTGAACAGCATGACCAGCGGCAAGCGCAGCGACTTGAACTGCGTGGTCATGATCATGAACACCACCATCACCGCCAGACCGAGCGCGACCCCGAGACCCGAGAACGTGGTGCGCATCAGCTCGACCTGCCCGGCGAGCGAGAACCGAGCGTCCCGTGTCCTGGGGTCCTCCAGGAGCCGGCTCTCGAGGTCTGCGGCGGTGGTGCCCAGGTCGCGCCCTTCGGTCTGCATCATCACCGTGGCCACCCGCTGGAGGTGGTTGCGCTCGATCGCGACCGGGCCTGCGGCGCGCTCGATCGTCCCGTAGCTCCCCAGCGTCACCGCGCCGGCGCTCGCGTTCGCCAGGATCGGGACCTCCCGCAAGCGCCCGGGATCCTCGATCTGCGCTCGATCGTAGGCCGTGACGACGTAGTACGACTGGCCATTCGCCGAATCGACCCACACCGACGGGCTGTTGATGTTCCCGAGCGTGGCCTCGAGCGTCGTCTGCGCCGCAGCGCGTGCCGTCACCCCCACGAGCCCCGCCCCCTGCCGGTCCGTCGTCACGCGCAACTCCGGGTAGTCGAGCTGCAGCGCCGGGTACACGTCGCGCACCCCGGGCACCCGCCGCGCCACGTCCGCCACCGCTTGCGCCTGCGCCTCCAGCACCTCCAGCCGATCACCGCGCACCTCGACCACGAGCGGCGCGTTGTAGCCGTTCGAGAAGACGCTCGCCACGAGGCCACCGGGAGCTTGCAGCATCTCCACACCCGGGAAGCGCCGCGCGAGCACCTCGCGCATCGCGTCCGCGATCTCTCGCTGGGTCCGCGCGCGCCGCTCCGGCGGGGTCAGTGCGAGGCGGATGAACCCCATGTGCGGCCCCGCGTTCGGGCTGCTCATCTTCGACCTCGCCTTGCTCGGCGACCCCACGTTCAGGAGGACCAGCTCCACGTCCTCCGGCGGCAGCTCCTCGCGCAGCGTCTTGCCCATCTCCTGGAAGATCCGCGTCGACTCGTCGAGCGACGTGCCGGGCGCGAGCCGCACGTAGACCCGCTCCATCGACTCGTCGATCTCCGGAAAGAACGAGCTTGGCAGCCTCGACGCGCCGTACACGCTGGCGGCCACGAGCACCAGCGTGCCCCCGACCACGAGCCAGCGGAGCCCGAGCGCCGCCCGCAGCGCCACCGCGTAACCGCTCGACAGGCCCTCGACCATCCGCTGGAGGGCGCGCGCGAGCCGGCCTGGCTCTCCGTGGCCGAGCAGGTAGCGGCAGGCGACGGGCGTGACCAGCATGCTCACCAGGTAGCCGGCCACCATCGCCGAGGCGACCGTCAGCGCGAGCGGGGAGAACAGCTTCTTCGCGAGCCCCGTCAGCAGGATGACCGGCAGAAGGACGGCGATGGTGCACAGCGACGCCGCGAGCGCCGGCCCTGCCACGAGCCGCGCTCCCCGGAGCGCAGCGGTGGCCGCGTCGTCACCTTCTTGCCTTCGGCGGTGAATGGACTCCAGCA is part of the Chondromyces crocatus genome and encodes:
- a CDS encoding two-component system sensor histidine kinase NtrB gives rise to the protein MRQNESRLRENEERLTRALAHTNTLILDQDALLRYTRIDPATPQTERAIGHTDEEVFGRVEAASLTAMKRSVLATRVPMREDVELVVEGERRIFDVSVEPICSASGEVVGITSIATDITERKHAEEARRAREERIREAQRIESLGMLAGGVAHDFNNLLMSILSFSELALTDVPAGAAVCEDIERIQIAARRASDLCKQMLTYAGRGRFQQKGFDLAELVREMPRLLEVGLPKGVTLRYDFAQGALPIAGDATQIRQVIMNLISNATDALGDAGGVVTLETGLVDADAACLSQMRFGETLDPGRYVCCTVSDGGCGMDDLTQLRMFDPFFTTKRASRGLGLATVIGIVRRHGGAIRVESQPGQGTTVRMLLPCTGKTA
- a CDS encoding efflux RND transporter permease subunit — its product is MTRLALKNPLAVLVIGLALLVFSAVVTPRMSVDTFPELTPPVLIVGTLASGLGPTDVEKTITWRLEKFIAATPGVDHIKSESRNSLSIIYVWLKWGTDLNAAQSLVQQQVAFAMSSVPKSLGVLPPFVLQYDPSNAPVLQVAVHGGGLSGAQLYDFAVNTIEPIIEGIPGVASASPNGGRERQINVFVDPARAQARGVTSTEVAAAVDKANALLPSGRLMTPGFEANVYTNAVAPRVDEIGEAVIKVVDGAPVLVRDVAQVEDGGSLPTQFVAVDGEPAVYLNVLRIPGGNTVQIVDSIKEALTHLPDLPAGLSVRPIFDQSTFVKGAITGLRREIVQALFLIAAVILVFLQSARSVLIAAISVPLSFAVILLVLYATGQSLNAFTLGGLTLAMGPLVDISVVVLESIHRRRQEGDDAATAALRGARLVAGPALAASLCTIAVLLPVILLTGLAKKLFSPLALTVASAMVAGYLVSMLVTPVACRYLLGHGEPGRLARALQRMVEGLSSGYAVALRAALGLRWLVVGGTLVLVAASVYGASRLPSSFFPEIDESMERVYVRLAPGTSLDESTRIFQEMGKTLREELPPEDVELVLLNVGSPSKARSKMSSPNAGPHMGFIRLALTPPERRARTQREIADAMREVLARRFPGVEMLQAPGGLVASVFSNGYNAPLVVEVRGDRLEVLEAQAQAVADVARRVPGVRDVYPALQLDYPELRVTTDRQGAGLVGVTARAAAQTTLEATLGNINSPSVWVDSANGQSYYVVTAYDRAQIEDPGRLREVPILANASAGAVTLGSYGTIERAAGPVAIERNHLQRVATVMMQTEGRDLGTTAADLESRLLEDPRTRDARFSLAGQVELMRTTFSGLGVALGLAVMVVFMIMTTQFKSLRLPLVMLFTIPVCLVGIVMALLASREGLSIPAMMGTLMVIGIAVSNGILLVDHADRVFQAGADRVEAAVEAGRVRFTPILMTSLATIISLMPVALGLEHGTESNRPLALAVVGGLASSTLLSLFLVPSMFVFLAKRRAIDTMLDA